The following proteins are co-located in the Poecilia reticulata strain Guanapo unplaced genomic scaffold, Guppy_female_1.0+MT scaffold_1730, whole genome shotgun sequence genome:
- the LOC103461481 gene encoding zinc finger X-chromosomal protein-like — TAEQGLLNRHLLAVHSKSFPHICVECGKGFRHPSELKKHMRTHTGEKPYSCMYCDYKSADSSNLKTHIKTKHSKEMPYKCERCFQTFAEEEELMQHGLTHEENKTHHCAHCDHKSSNSSDLKRHIISVHTKDYPHKCAVCGKGFHRPSELKKHSVSHRTKKLHQCRHCNFKIADPFILSRHILSVHTKEQQASPEKSEAKRTETHTPVAAPKKSAPSGSGGSGPPARVSAASLASSVTVVIGKGQKEKRIYQCQYCDYSTGDASGFKRHVISIHTKDYPHRCEICSKGFRRPSEKNQHIMRHHKDVVKAE; from the coding sequence ACCGCTGAGCAGGGACTGCTCAATCGACACTTGTTGGCCGTCCACAGCAAAAGCTTCCCTCACATCTGTGTGGAATGTGGGAAAGGCTTTCGGCACCCGTCGGAGTTGAAGAAacacatgcgcacgcacaccGGCGAGAAGCCTTATTCCTGTATGTACTGCGACTACAAGTCAGCCGATTCCTCCAATCTCAAAACGCACATCAAGACTAAGCATAGCAAAGAGATGCCGTACAAGTGCGAACGCTGTTTCCAGACCTtcgcagaggaggaggagctgatgCAACACGGACTGACTCACGAGGAGAATAAGACCCACCATTGTGCCCACTGTGATCACAAAAGCTCAAACTCCAGTGACCTGAAACGCCATATCATATCTGTTCACACCAAGGACTATCCACACAAATGTGCGGTGTGCGGAAAGGGCTTCCACCGGCCATCTGAGCTCAAGAAGCACTCTGTGTCTCACCGCACTAAGAAACTCCACCAGTGCCGGCACTGCAACTTCAAAATTGCCGACCCCTTCATCCTCAGCCGCCACATTTTGTCTGTCCACACAAAAGAGCAGCAGGCCTCACCTGAAAAAAGTGAGGCGAAAAGGACAGAGACGCACACTCCCGTTGCGGCGCCTAAAAAGTCTGCACCGAGTGGCTCGGGTGGGTCCGGCCCACCAGCCAGGGTCAGTGCGGCCAGCTTAGCCAGCAGTGTGACTGTTGTTATCGGCAAaggacagaaagagaaaagaatttACCAGTGCCAGTACTGCGACTACAGCACCGGGGACGCTTCGGGGTTTAAGCGGCACGTGATCTCCATTCACACAAAGGACTACCCGCACCGCTGCGAGATCTGTTCCAAAGGGTTCCGACGGCCCTCGGAGAAGAACCAGCATATCATGCGTCACCACAAGGACGTAGTGAAAGCAGAGTGA